Sequence from the Sphingomonas sp. SORGH_AS_0950 genome:
CGCCGTCTTGGCGAGCGCGACCGTCGCCATGTCGAAGGGCGGCGTCTCGAACGCGCCGAGCGGGCCGTTCCAGACGAGCGTGCGGCAGTTCTTGAGCACATCGCCCAGCGCCTCGACCGCATTGGGGCCGAGGTCGAGGATCATCTCGTCGACGGCGACCTCGTGCACGTTGACGGTGCGCGTCGCGGGGTTCGGCTTGAACTCATTGGCGACCACCACGTCATAGGGCAGGTGGACGGTGCAGCCCGCCTTGTCGGCGGCGTCGAGGATCTCCTCGGCGGTGCCGGTCAGGTCATGCTCGCACAGCGACTTGCCCACATCGACACCACGCGCGGCCAGGAAGGTGTTGGCCATGCCGCCGCCGATAATGAGGTGGTCGACCTTGCCGACCAGATGCTTGAGCACGGCGAGCTTGGTCGAGACCTTGGCCCCACCGACCACCGCCGCGACCGGATGCTGCGGATTGCCCAGCGCCTTTTCCAGCGCGTCGAGTTCGGCCTCCATCGCGCGTCCCGCGAACGCCGGAAGCTGGCGCGCCAGCCCCTCGGTCGAGACATGCGCGCGGTGCGCCGCCGAGAAGGCGTCGTTGACGTAGAAGTCGCCCAGCCTGGCGATCTGCGCCGCCAATTCGGGGTCGTTCTTCTCCTCGCCCGCGTGGAAGCGGGTGTTTTCCAGGATCGCGATATCGCCGGGGTTCAGCGTCGCGACCGCCGCCTCCGCCGCCTCGCCCGCGACATCGTCGATGAAGCGGACCGGACGGCCCAGCACGTCGCTATAGGGCTGGGTCAGCATCGCCAGCGAATATTCGGGGTTACGCTGCCCCTTGGGGCGGCCGAAATGGGCGAGGACCAGGACGATCGCGCCCTTGTCGGCCAGTTCGGTCACGGTCGCGATCGTCGCGCGCAGGCGCGTGTCGTCGGTCACGCGGCCATCGGCCATCGGCACGTTCAGATCCTCGCGGACCAACACGCGCTTGCCCTGGACATCGCCCATATCGTCGAGCGTCTTGAAGGCCTTGGTCATGATTCCTCGATCCTGATGTTATCGCCGATGCGGATCGTGCCGCCCTCGATCACGCGGGTGCATACGCCACCGCGCCAGTCGGGCCTGAGGGCCGCCTGCAATCCGTCGGCGATCGCGTCCATGCGGTGGCACGGATCGCATTCCATGGTGATTTCCAGAAGGACGGGCCCGATACGCAGCCGGGTGCCCGGAATTTGGGGAAGGTCGAAATCCTCGACCAGCAGGTTCGCACGGCGCGCCTGCCAGGGGATATCGCGGTCGATCTCGGCGAGTGCGGCGTCCCAGTCGGTCCGCTCGATCAGCGTCACCTGACGCCGTCCGCGCCCACCGGGCTTCACCCGGCCGCGACAATCGCCTTCGACGCCGCCCGCCGGGGTGACGATGGCGGTGTCGATCACCTCCATCGGCCCCTTGGGTACGGCATGGCGGGCGATGCCGGCCAGATGCCCGGTCATCGCCCGCCCCGTCGTCATCAGAGGAACTTCGCCATCGCGGTCGCGGTGTCGACCATGCGGTTCGAGAAGCCCCATTCATTGTCGTACCACGACACGACGCGCACCAGCTTGCCGTCGATCACCGCCGTCTCCAGGCTGTCGACGGTCGAGGACTGCGGCGAGTGCATCAGGTCGATCGACACCAGCGGCTCGTCCGAGAAGACCAGCACGCCCTTCAGCGGACCGTCTTCCGACGCCGCCTTCAGGATCGCGTTGACCTCTTCCTTGGTCGTGTCGCGCGCCGGGGTGAAGGTCAGGTCGACCAGGCTGACGTCGGGCACCGGCACGCGGATGGCCGAGCCGTCCAGCTTGCCCTTCAGTTCCGGCAGGACCTCGCCCACCGCGCGGGCAGCACCCGTGGTGGTCGGGATCATCGACATGGCGGCGGCGCGGGCGCGACGCAGGTCCGGGTGGATCTGGTCGAGGATCTTCTGGTCGTTGGTATAGGCGTGGACCGTGGTCATCAGGCCGCGCTCGATCCCGATCGCGTCGTTCAGCACCTTGGCGACCGGCGCCAGGCAGTTGGTGGTGCACGAAGCGTTCGAGACGATGGTGTGCTCGGCGGTCAGCTTGTCATGGTTGACGCCGTACACGACGGTCAGGTCGACATTCTTGCCGGGGGCCGAGATCAGCACCTTCTTCGCGCCCGCCGCGATGTGCTTCTCGCACGACGCCTTGTCGGTGAAGAAGCCGGTGCACTCCAGGACCAGGTCGACGCCCAGTTCCTTGTGCGGCAGGTTCGCCGGATCGCGCTCGGCGGTGACGCGGATGCGCTTGCCGTCGATCACGATGTCGTTGCCGTCGGCCGACACCTCGCCCGGATAGCGGCCATGGACGCTGTCGCGGCTGAACAGCCAGGCGTTCGACTTGGCATCGGCCAGATCGTTGATCGCGACGAGTTCCAGCGCGTCGCCGCCCCGCTCGAGGATGGCGCGCGCGACCAGGCGGCCGATGCGGCCGAAGCCATTGATTGCAACCTTGACCGTCATGCCAGCAATCTCCTGTCTTTCACGTCGGGCCGATGGCTGGACGCCCGGCCCCGGGTTCGGTGGGGGATGTAGCGGCCCGTGCCGCCGAATTCCACCGTTCGCGCTCGCCTTTCGGGGCCGATCGGGCCGCTGTCAACCGCCCCTCGGCCCCGGACGATCCAATTCCGGGTTGCCGCATGGAGCCATCCTGCTAAGCCGCATTCATGCCCGAACCCATTGTCGACGATGTCCTCTCCTCCGTCGAGCGGATCGACCGCGCGATCGCCCGGATCGAACAGGCGATCCGCACCCGCGCGGCCAAGGAAGACGCGCTCGCCCGCCGTCATGCCGCGCTGAAGGCGCGCATGGCCGACGCGGTCACCGCGCTGGACGATGTGATCAGCCGGGGGAGCGCCGCCTGATGGCCGAGGTGACGATCCTGGTCGGCGACCGTCCGCACACCGTCTATTGCCAGGACGGCGGCGAGGCGCGCGTCCGGATGCTGGGCCAGATGCTCGACCAGCGCTGGTCGGCCGCGCTGCGCGCCTCGGGCGGGCATAATGGCGAACGCGCGCTGCTCTTCGTCTCGCTGATGCTGGCCGACGCGCTGGAGGAGGCCGAGCGGCGCCCGCCCGCCGGAGCCGCGGTCAGCGAGGCTGCGCTCGCGCGGATCGCCGAGCGGCTGGAAGGGCTGGCCGATGCGCTGGACGAAGAAGGGCGATCCGGGAACGGCCGCCCTTGAGTAACGCGGAGTCCTCGCCTACATGGGTCGGCGGCGGGCTCTGCCCGGTACGAGCCACGATAATCCCTGAGGCTATTCTTCATCCAAGGGGGCTGTCCCTGCCCGGACCCTGGTCCGACGTACATGGTCCCCACCTGACGTATTGGGCGTCAGTGGATATTACGGCAAACGGCCATGGCGGTCCCGCCACCCGCTTTCTTCTGATATGACCGACAAACGTGCCCTGCGCGCCCGGATGCGGGCGGTTCGCGACGCGCATGGCCCCGGCCTGCTGCCGGTGGCACGCCCCTTTCTCGACCGGCTGCTGCCCGGACAGATCGTCGCGGCCTATCGCCCGCTGGGGTCGGAGGCCGATCCGGCCCTGTGGGTCGAGGCGGCGCTGCATGCGGGCGCGGCCATCGCGCTGCCCCATGTGGTGGACCGGGCGAGCCCGATCCGCTTCCTGCGGTGGTCGCAGGGGCAAAATCTGGCCATCGGCGCCTTCGGGCTTCACCAGCCCTCCCCCGACGCCCCAGAATGCGTGCCCGACATCATCCTGACGCCGCTGGTCGGCTTCGACCGGCGCGGCAATCGGCTGGGACAGGGGGCCGGGCATTATGACCGCGCCTTCGCGGCCCATCCCGACGCCTGGCGGGTCGGCATCGCCTGGAGCGTGCAGGAGGTCGAAGAACTGACGCCCGACAGCTGGGACGTGCCGCTCCACGCCATCGCCACCGAATCGGAATGGATCGTCCCATGACCCCCAGTTGGCGCAAACCCGCCGGAATGCTGCTGATCGTCGCGATCATCATCGTCTGGGCGATGCTGGTCGCCAGCCTGTCCGGCGTGGTCGGGGGGTGGCATTGGGTGTTGCAGCTGCTTTTCTATGTCGTCGCGGGGATCGTGTGGATCACGCCGATGAAGCCGCTGCTGCGCTGGATGGAGGGGGGACGGGGCTGAGGGGGCGCCAGGGAACCAGCCCTG
This genomic interval carries:
- the pgk gene encoding phosphoglycerate kinase, translated to MTKAFKTLDDMGDVQGKRVLVREDLNVPMADGRVTDDTRLRATIATVTELADKGAIVLVLAHFGRPKGQRNPEYSLAMLTQPYSDVLGRPVRFIDDVAGEAAEAAVATLNPGDIAILENTRFHAGEEKNDPELAAQIARLGDFYVNDAFSAAHRAHVSTEGLARQLPAFAGRAMEAELDALEKALGNPQHPVAAVVGGAKVSTKLAVLKHLVGKVDHLIIGGGMANTFLAARGVDVGKSLCEHDLTGTAEEILDAADKAGCTVHLPYDVVVANEFKPNPATRTVNVHEVAVDEMILDLGPNAVEALGDVLKNCRTLVWNGPLGAFETPPFDMATVALAKTAAALTQDGSLVSVAGGGDTVAALNQAGVGTQFSFVSTAGGAFLEWMEGQDLPGVAALIAG
- a CDS encoding MOSC domain-containing protein: MTTGRAMTGHLAGIARHAVPKGPMEVIDTAIVTPAGGVEGDCRGRVKPGGRGRRQVTLIERTDWDAALAEIDRDIPWQARRANLLVEDFDLPQIPGTRLRIGPVLLEITMECDPCHRMDAIADGLQAALRPDWRGGVCTRVIEGGTIRIGDNIRIEES
- the gap gene encoding type I glyceraldehyde-3-phosphate dehydrogenase codes for the protein MTVKVAINGFGRIGRLVARAILERGGDALELVAINDLADAKSNAWLFSRDSVHGRYPGEVSADGNDIVIDGKRIRVTAERDPANLPHKELGVDLVLECTGFFTDKASCEKHIAAGAKKVLISAPGKNVDLTVVYGVNHDKLTAEHTIVSNASCTTNCLAPVAKVLNDAIGIERGLMTTVHAYTNDQKILDQIHPDLRRARAAAMSMIPTTTGAARAVGEVLPELKGKLDGSAIRVPVPDVSLVDLTFTPARDTTKEEVNAILKAASEDGPLKGVLVFSDEPLVSIDLMHSPQSSTVDSLETAVIDGKLVRVVSWYDNEWGFSNRMVDTATAMAKFL
- a CDS encoding cell division protein ZapA produces the protein MAEVTILVGDRPHTVYCQDGGEARVRMLGQMLDQRWSAALRASGGHNGERALLFVSLMLADALEEAERRPPAGAAVSEAALARIAERLEGLADALDEEGRSGNGRP
- a CDS encoding 5-formyltetrahydrofolate cyclo-ligase, with the protein product MTDKRALRARMRAVRDAHGPGLLPVARPFLDRLLPGQIVAAYRPLGSEADPALWVEAALHAGAAIALPHVVDRASPIRFLRWSQGQNLAIGAFGLHQPSPDAPECVPDIILTPLVGFDRRGNRLGQGAGHYDRAFAAHPDAWRVGIAWSVQEVEELTPDSWDVPLHAIATESEWIVP
- a CDS encoding DUF2842 domain-containing protein, which codes for MTPSWRKPAGMLLIVAIIIVWAMLVASLSGVVGGWHWVLQLLFYVVAGIVWITPMKPLLRWMEGGRG